One Streptomyces coeruleorubidus DNA segment encodes these proteins:
- a CDS encoding CpaF family protein yields the protein MTAVDHQLVKRFRQDAGDRIAEQRRQDQINNVTPMSTEDERQYARAVIAQILEEYARAEINAGRTPLDAETEEQYAAAVHAALFGVGRLQPLLDNPEVENIDINGCDQVFVGYADGREVKGDPVAETDEELIELIQVLGAYSGLSSRPFDSANPQLDLRLPDGSRLSAVMDVARRPALSIRRARMGKVFISDLVGNGTLTPEVAHFLACAVRARKNIMIAGATNAGKTTLLRALANEIPPQERLITVERALELGLDTFPDLHPNVVAFEERLPNSEGQGAISMAELVRRSLRMNPSRVIVGEVLGDEIVTMLNAMSQGNDGSLSTIHANSSSEVFNRISTYALQASERLPIEASQLLIAGAVNFVVFIQRRNDFGNGGRLQRMVTSVREVNGVDGRVLSSEVFAEAPDGRIVPHAPLACLEELMAHGYRPSGTWG from the coding sequence ATGACCGCTGTCGACCACCAGTTGGTCAAGCGGTTCCGCCAGGACGCCGGCGACCGCATCGCGGAGCAGCGCCGACAGGACCAGATCAACAACGTCACTCCGATGTCCACGGAGGACGAACGGCAGTACGCCCGTGCCGTCATAGCCCAGATCCTGGAGGAGTACGCCCGCGCCGAGATCAACGCGGGCCGTACGCCGCTGGACGCCGAGACCGAGGAGCAGTACGCGGCCGCCGTGCACGCGGCGCTGTTCGGCGTCGGCCGGCTCCAGCCGCTGCTGGACAACCCCGAGGTCGAGAACATCGACATCAACGGGTGCGACCAGGTGTTCGTCGGCTACGCCGACGGGCGTGAGGTGAAGGGCGACCCCGTCGCCGAGACCGACGAGGAGCTCATCGAGCTCATCCAGGTGCTGGGTGCGTACTCGGGTCTGTCCTCCCGTCCCTTCGACTCGGCCAACCCGCAGCTCGACCTCCGACTCCCCGACGGCTCGCGTCTGTCGGCCGTCATGGACGTCGCCCGGCGCCCCGCGCTGTCCATCCGCCGTGCGCGCATGGGCAAGGTGTTCATCTCCGACCTCGTCGGCAACGGCACGCTGACCCCCGAGGTCGCCCACTTCCTGGCCTGCGCGGTCCGCGCCCGCAAGAACATCATGATCGCCGGCGCCACCAACGCCGGTAAGACGACGCTCCTGCGCGCCCTCGCCAACGAGATCCCGCCGCAGGAGCGCCTCATCACCGTCGAGCGGGCCCTGGAGCTCGGGCTCGACACCTTCCCCGACCTGCACCCCAACGTCGTCGCCTTCGAGGAGCGCCTGCCCAACTCCGAGGGCCAGGGCGCCATCTCGATGGCGGAACTGGTGCGACGCTCGCTGCGTATGAACCCCTCCCGCGTCATCGTCGGTGAGGTCCTCGGCGACGAGATCGTCACCATGCTCAACGCGATGTCGCAGGGCAACGACGGCTCGCTGTCCACGATCCACGCCAACAGCTCCAGCGAGGTCTTCAACCGTATTTCCACCTACGCGTTGCAGGCCTCCGAGCGGCTGCCCATCGAGGCCAGCCAGTTGCTGATCGCGGGCGCGGTGAACTTCGTCGTCTTCATCCAGCGGCGCAACGACTTCGGCAACGGCGGCCGTCTCCAGCGCATGGTCACCTCCGTCCGCGAGGTCAACGGCGTCGACGGACGCGTCCTGTCCAGCGAGGTGTTCGCGGAGGCCCCCGACGGCCGGATCGTGCCGCACGCCCCCCTAGCCTGCCTGGAGGAACTGATGGCACACGGCTACCGGCCGTCCGGGACCTGGGGGTGA
- a CDS encoding type II secretion system F family protein — protein MGGLFSTTVLYSIGSGVAVGGGLALLLVAVRGLPVKPDHEKQKAAERWGELIRFAGQRGSLAAIVGLVVLVLTRWAVAGIAAGVLVFFWDRLFGGAGEERAAMRRVEALASWTESLRDTIAGAVGLEQAIPASARAAAPVLRPHLDALVDRLRARTPLPEALQHLADEIDDASADIIVAALILNARLRGPGLRQVLGALAKSAREEVDMRQRVMAQRASTRRSVQIVVAVSIAFVLGLSIFNRDFVEPYGTAAGQLVLACVCGLFALGFWWLRKLSTIETPERFLVRDEAAVQFVRPRTPSQQSQQQLPQEEGARR, from the coding sequence ATGGGCGGCCTGTTCTCCACCACCGTCCTGTACTCGATAGGAAGTGGCGTCGCCGTCGGCGGCGGCCTCGCCCTTCTCCTCGTCGCCGTACGCGGACTGCCCGTCAAGCCCGACCACGAGAAGCAGAAGGCCGCCGAGCGGTGGGGCGAACTGATCCGCTTCGCCGGCCAGCGCGGCTCGCTCGCCGCGATCGTCGGCCTGGTCGTCCTCGTCCTCACCCGCTGGGCGGTCGCGGGCATCGCGGCCGGCGTCCTCGTCTTCTTCTGGGACCGCCTGTTCGGCGGCGCCGGCGAGGAGCGGGCCGCCATGCGGCGCGTGGAGGCCCTGGCCTCCTGGACCGAGTCGCTGCGCGACACCATCGCCGGCGCGGTGGGCCTGGAGCAGGCCATCCCGGCCTCCGCCCGCGCAGCCGCCCCGGTCCTGCGCCCCCACCTCGACGCCCTCGTCGACCGCCTGCGCGCCCGCACCCCGCTGCCGGAGGCGCTCCAGCACCTCGCCGACGAGATCGACGACGCCTCCGCCGACATCATCGTCGCGGCCCTGATCCTCAACGCCCGCCTGCGCGGACCCGGTCTGCGCCAGGTGCTGGGCGCCCTGGCGAAGTCGGCGCGCGAGGAAGTGGACATGCGCCAGCGGGTGATGGCGCAGCGCGCCTCGACCCGCCGGTCCGTGCAGATCGTCGTGGCGGTCTCGATCGCCTTCGTCCTCGGCCTGTCGATCTTCAACCGTGACTTCGTGGAGCCGTACGGCACCGCCGCCGGCCAGCTCGTCCTGGCCTGTGTCTGCGGCCTGTTCGCGCTCGGCTTCTGGTGGCTGCGCAAGCTGTCCACCATCGAGACGCCCGAACGCTTCCTGGTCCGCGACGAGGCAGCCGTCCAGTTCGTCCGTCCCAGGACGCCGTCGCAGCAGTCCCAGCAACAGCTGCCGCAGGAAGAGGGGGCACGCCGGTGA
- a CDS encoding type II secretion system F family protein, which yields MNLTMPLVVGAVIGLGVYALVRALMPSKRSAISQVARIDAMRARGSAYESARTEREKGRFGALRAEVGLRVSEFYLQQGWEQRSLRADLAVLDRSWEKFLATKVLLGVAGLFFGPFLFAIVYTLGVGRSPIIPVWLALLFAVIFFFLPDLEVRRDAAQKRRDLRRVIGAYLDLVSMSLAGGRGLPEALMAAAEISDGWANQRIRNALSDARITGISQWQALGQLGEEIGVEELKDLSASLALVADDGAKVRESLASRAETMRHRELAEIEGSAGEKSQSMLVAQLLLCAGFLVFLIFPAAMRVFQVQ from the coding sequence GTGAACCTCACGATGCCGCTCGTCGTCGGCGCCGTCATCGGCCTGGGCGTCTACGCCCTCGTCCGCGCCCTCATGCCCAGCAAGCGGAGCGCGATCTCGCAGGTCGCGCGGATCGACGCGATGCGGGCCCGCGGCTCGGCCTACGAGTCGGCCCGCACCGAGCGGGAGAAGGGGCGCTTCGGCGCGCTGCGGGCCGAAGTCGGCCTGCGCGTCTCCGAGTTCTACCTCCAGCAGGGCTGGGAGCAGCGCTCGCTGCGCGCGGACCTGGCGGTCCTGGACCGCAGCTGGGAGAAGTTCCTGGCGACGAAGGTGCTGCTGGGCGTGGCCGGCCTGTTCTTCGGCCCGTTCCTGTTCGCCATCGTCTACACGCTCGGTGTCGGCCGGAGCCCGATCATCCCGGTGTGGCTGGCGCTGCTCTTCGCGGTGATCTTCTTCTTCCTGCCCGACCTCGAGGTACGGCGGGACGCGGCCCAGAAGCGGCGCGACCTCAGGCGCGTGATCGGCGCGTACCTCGACCTGGTGTCGATGAGCCTGGCCGGCGGACGCGGTCTGCCCGAGGCCCTGATGGCGGCCGCCGAGATCTCCGACGGCTGGGCCAACCAGCGCATCCGCAACGCCCTGTCGGACGCCCGCATCACCGGCATCAGCCAGTGGCAGGCGCTCGGCCAGCTCGGCGAGGAGATCGGCGTCGAGGAACTCAAGGACCTCTCCGCCTCCCTGGCCCTGGTCGCTGACGACGGTGCGAAGGTGCGCGAGTCCCTCGCGTCCCGGGCCGAGACCATGCGGCACCGGGAGCTCGCGGAGATCGAGGGCAGCGCGGGTGAGAAGTCCCAGTCGATGCTCGTGGCGCAGCTGTTGCTGTGCGCCGGGTTCCTGGTGTTCCTGATCTTTCCGGCGGCGATGCGGGTGTTCCAGGTGCAGTGA
- a CDS encoding TadE family protein — translation MPADVSRRIRRRVRAARRAAAARGDSGMTAIEFVLLTPVLFFMIFATVQFALYFFADHVAQAAAQAGARKARATADERPGAWRGEAQDVVDSYIRQLGPQLVLAPDVKMLQPDQNTVGVEIAARVPTVFPGLDLTVHAQSAGPVERFVQEEN, via the coding sequence ATGCCGGCAGACGTGAGCAGACGGATACGCCGCAGGGTGCGGGCCGCGCGGAGAGCGGCGGCCGCCCGCGGCGACTCCGGCATGACCGCGATCGAGTTCGTGCTGCTCACTCCCGTACTGTTCTTCATGATCTTCGCGACCGTGCAGTTCGCCCTGTACTTCTTCGCGGACCACGTCGCCCAGGCGGCGGCCCAGGCGGGAGCGCGCAAGGCGCGTGCCACGGCCGACGAACGGCCGGGCGCGTGGCGGGGCGAGGCCCAGGACGTGGTGGACAGCTACATCCGCCAGCTGGGCCCGCAACTGGTGCTGGCGCCGGACGTGAAGATGCTCCAGCCGGACCAGAACACGGTCGGTGTGGAGATCGCGGCCCGGGTGCCGACGGTGTTCCCGGGGCTGGACCTCACGGTGCACGCGCAGTCGGCCGGCCCGGTGGAACGGTTCGTACAGGAGGAGAACTGA
- a CDS encoding TadE/TadG family type IV pilus assembly protein: MTPSPPALRKDSGRADDRGLSTVEVVILAPVMILFILVLVAFGQLVDGRGALDGAARDAARAGSIQKDHATAMAEAEKAAEANLADVCSGPVSVVQTSQGFEPDTIFTVEVSCQVRGLAMLGLDVPTTLTASFSSPLDPFRRSA, encoded by the coding sequence ATGACTCCGTCTCCTCCGGCTCTTCGGAAGGACAGCGGTCGGGCCGACGACCGAGGCCTGTCCACGGTCGAGGTCGTGATCCTCGCGCCGGTGATGATCCTGTTCATCCTCGTCCTGGTCGCCTTCGGCCAGCTCGTCGACGGCCGCGGAGCGCTCGACGGAGCGGCTCGGGACGCGGCCCGCGCGGGCTCGATCCAGAAGGACCACGCCACCGCCATGGCCGAGGCCGAGAAGGCCGCCGAGGCGAACCTGGCCGACGTCTGCTCCGGCCCCGTGTCGGTCGTCCAGACGAGCCAGGGCTTCGAGCCCGACACGATCTTCACCGTCGAGGTGAGCTGCCAGGTGCGGGGCCTGGCCATGCTCGGCCTCGACGTCCCGACGACGCTGACGGCGAGCTTCAGCTCCCCGCTCGACCCGTTCCGGAGGTCGGCGTGA
- a CDS encoding pilus assembly protein TadG-related protein, translating to MRHLPPYWRSWWADRRAHLDDQGSGAGAVIIFALVFLSLSAFVIDGGLSISKRERAADIAEQAARFAAQDIDRDALYENEGGLAPINFENCNARVKAFAREMDMTGADIAATHCVAADAQQVQVEVQLTYSPVFTGMFYGGDVVVHGQAVAENEVG from the coding sequence GTGAGACACCTCCCGCCCTACTGGCGGTCGTGGTGGGCGGACCGTCGCGCACACCTGGACGACCAGGGCTCCGGTGCCGGCGCGGTCATCATCTTCGCGCTGGTCTTCCTCTCCCTGTCCGCGTTCGTCATCGACGGCGGCCTGTCCATCTCCAAGCGGGAACGGGCGGCCGACATCGCGGAACAGGCGGCCCGTTTCGCCGCCCAGGACATCGACCGCGACGCCCTCTACGAGAACGAGGGCGGCCTCGCCCCGATCAACTTCGAGAACTGCAACGCCCGCGTGAAGGCCTTCGCCCGCGAGATGGACATGACGGGCGCGGACATCGCGGCGACCCACTGCGTGGCGGCGGACGCCCAGCAGGTCCAGGTCGAGGTGCAGCTCACCTACTCCCCGGTCTTCACGGGCATGTTCTACGGCGGCGACGTGGTCGTCCACGGACAGGCGGTGGCGGAGAACGAGGTCGGCTGA
- a CDS encoding DUF6531 domain-containing protein has protein sequence MDKDPTPGDPQRVRTLAKQLHDFADDVSDALRLVKGMAGEGTLLEWAGKSADVFKEDFADVPKNLKKLKKSYEMCGDALADFWPKLERAQSLADKALVKGREARDNLSSAQSRLTSADSWVTRAGKEADKYKDDPTGRKSDADKPDEAKVRAATRDVQHAKSAQSKAQSDVSDAQDALAAAKKMAEDARKMREEAAREAKSKIDEASDAGIQNRSWWEEVGDWFTDNWGSIVAVCKVVVAVVGIVAMIIGGPILGAIVLIAAAVVLADTLYKYSKGQASLWDVGFAALDCIPGMKGLTTMGGLAKGVKGLAKAGLKGMAKGLGSNLRKSALSMLKRTCKSDPIDVATGEMVMSEDDVFLPGVLPLILRRHYVTDQRAGRWFGRSWTSTLDQRLILEQFGVRLVTEDGMVLEYPTPERDLAVMPVEGPRWELSWDGTAASPMVVHQPEIGQELHFAQVTSDRPAELSLVAMTDRHGNSIEVSYSEQGVPRGVSHSGGYRIDVLVVSGRISEFALASAPGAPTLCRYGYDRRGRLTHVHDASGHAEKLFYDDENRISGWEDRVGTVFRYTYDAQGRCLRTTGPDGLLSSTFQYDDVAGRTVYTDSLGHSTTYELNDHLQVVSEIDPLGGTTVREWDRYDRLLSETDPLGRTTCYTYDGRGDLIEVRLPDNSTVRAEYNEEHQPVTLVEADGACWQRSYDERGRLSRMVNPLGATTRYAYDERGARSLITDPLGASYRIVNDEAGLPETVTDALGHTTHYERNALGQVVRITDAGGAVTSLAWTPEGRLLERRLADGSAEFWHHDAAGNPVSFTSAAGAVTRYEQGPFGLPVALTCPDGSRIEYAYDTELRLTAVTNALGLSWLYSYDAAGRLLCERDFSGSETTYGYDAAGQPVERINGAGQRLVCAFDSRGNLLSQVTDDGVIHYRYDRAGRLMEAAGPDAVITYERDGLGAVLRETCNGRSLELDYDIMGRRVRRRTPSGAVTAWEYDAGHRLTGLHTHGISVQLAYDSMGRETERVLGAGALLRQSWDAVGRTTGQVLHSVGRTPGSEGPGGEVWRRTYGYRPDNFLTDNDDSVQGRHRFTLDAHGRILTVTSPRRQEHYAYDAAGNLANSQGVPEQGGRVGAPSVDRDYEGLLLRRSGRTRYAYDGQGRVVSVTRRLLSGGSRTWQYRWDAFDRLTDVVTPDDRRWHYLYDPHGRRIAKRLLTQDGTVIEQTDFAWEGTRLAERIQPRGDGAAKVTTWHWQPGEHRPLAQTERVFAASDGIAEDQEEIDARFYAIVTDLIGTPTELVDDDGSIHWRRQTSVWGVPFDTVGEEPACPLGFPGQYHDLESGLDYNVRRYYDAENARYVSPDPLGLNAAPNNYSYVPNPFTWSDPFGLVCTDLGGWYGRLSPARKGNEINHIPAKAAYAHLSLTEHMGPAIRMERRDHRLVSSTDSRGYSATPWRNAQRDLVDQGKFDEAMKMDIDDIRARFGTKYDQHIADMVASLKDNAGLQKMLSDNGWTINYDLLK, from the coding sequence TTGGACAAGGATCCGACGCCTGGTGATCCGCAGCGGGTGCGCACGCTCGCGAAGCAGTTGCATGACTTCGCTGATGACGTCTCCGATGCGCTGCGTCTGGTCAAGGGCATGGCGGGGGAGGGCACGCTTCTTGAGTGGGCGGGCAAGTCGGCGGACGTCTTCAAGGAGGACTTCGCGGATGTCCCGAAGAACCTCAAAAAGCTGAAGAAGTCCTACGAGATGTGCGGGGACGCGCTGGCGGACTTCTGGCCGAAGCTGGAGCGCGCCCAGTCACTCGCCGACAAGGCTCTGGTCAAGGGCCGTGAGGCCCGGGACAACCTCTCCTCGGCCCAGTCCCGTCTCACCTCGGCCGACTCGTGGGTGACGCGGGCCGGCAAGGAGGCGGACAAGTACAAGGACGACCCGACCGGCAGGAAGTCCGACGCGGACAAGCCGGACGAGGCGAAGGTGCGTGCCGCGACGCGGGATGTGCAGCACGCCAAGTCGGCGCAGTCCAAGGCTCAGTCGGACGTGTCCGACGCGCAGGATGCTCTCGCGGCGGCGAAGAAGATGGCCGAGGACGCGCGCAAGATGCGCGAGGAGGCGGCCCGCGAGGCGAAGTCGAAGATCGACGAGGCCTCGGACGCGGGTATTCAGAACCGGTCGTGGTGGGAGGAGGTCGGCGACTGGTTCACGGACAACTGGGGCAGCATCGTCGCGGTCTGCAAAGTTGTGGTCGCGGTCGTCGGTATCGTCGCGATGATCATCGGTGGTCCGATCCTCGGCGCGATCGTGCTGATCGCCGCCGCGGTCGTCCTCGCCGACACGCTCTACAAATACTCCAAGGGGCAAGCGTCCCTATGGGACGTCGGGTTTGCCGCGCTGGACTGCATACCGGGCATGAAGGGCCTGACCACCATGGGCGGCCTCGCCAAGGGTGTGAAGGGTCTTGCCAAGGCCGGTCTCAAGGGCATGGCCAAAGGGCTCGGCAGTAACCTGCGCAAGAGCGCCCTGAGCATGCTGAAGCGCACGTGCAAGAGCGATCCGATCGACGTCGCCACCGGTGAGATGGTTATGTCCGAGGACGACGTCTTCCTGCCGGGCGTCCTCCCGTTGATTCTTCGGCGACACTACGTCACGGATCAGCGCGCCGGCCGCTGGTTCGGGCGTTCATGGACCTCGACGTTGGACCAGCGGTTGATTCTGGAGCAGTTCGGTGTCCGTCTGGTTACCGAGGACGGCATGGTCCTGGAATACCCCACCCCTGAGCGGGACTTGGCCGTCATGCCGGTCGAGGGGCCGCGCTGGGAGCTCTCCTGGGACGGTACGGCCGCCAGTCCGATGGTGGTCCATCAGCCGGAGATCGGCCAGGAACTCCACTTTGCCCAGGTCACCTCGGACCGGCCGGCCGAGCTGTCCCTCGTCGCCATGACAGACCGTCACGGAAACTCGATCGAAGTCTCCTACAGCGAGCAGGGCGTGCCCCGGGGTGTCTCGCACAGCGGTGGGTATCGCATCGACGTGTTGGTCGTGTCAGGCCGGATCAGCGAGTTCGCCCTGGCGAGTGCGCCTGGTGCTCCGACGCTGTGCCGATACGGGTACGACCGGAGGGGGCGTCTCACGCACGTCCATGACGCCTCCGGCCACGCGGAGAAACTCTTCTATGACGACGAGAACCGCATCAGCGGCTGGGAAGACCGCGTCGGGACGGTGTTCCGCTACACATACGACGCCCAAGGCCGCTGCTTGCGGACGACCGGCCCCGACGGCCTGCTCAGCAGCACATTCCAGTACGACGACGTGGCTGGACGGACCGTGTACACCGACTCGCTCGGGCACTCCACCACGTACGAACTGAACGATCACCTCCAAGTGGTCAGCGAGATCGACCCCTTGGGTGGAACGACTGTGCGTGAGTGGGACAGGTACGACCGGCTGCTGTCCGAGACCGACCCCCTGGGCCGCACCACCTGCTACACCTACGACGGACGGGGCGACCTCATCGAGGTACGCCTGCCCGACAACTCCACCGTGCGGGCCGAGTACAACGAGGAGCACCAGCCCGTCACCCTCGTCGAAGCCGACGGTGCGTGCTGGCAACGCAGCTATGACGAGCGTGGCCGCCTGTCACGGATGGTGAATCCGCTCGGAGCCACGACCCGCTACGCGTACGACGAGAGGGGCGCAAGGTCACTGATCACCGATCCTCTGGGCGCTTCGTATCGGATCGTCAACGACGAAGCGGGCCTACCCGAAACCGTCACCGATGCCCTCGGCCACACCACGCACTATGAACGCAACGCGCTCGGACAGGTGGTCCGCATCACCGACGCCGGCGGGGCGGTCACCTCGCTCGCGTGGACACCAGAGGGCAGACTGCTGGAACGACGGCTGGCAGATGGCTCGGCCGAGTTCTGGCATCACGATGCGGCAGGAAACCCGGTCTCCTTCACCAGCGCGGCAGGCGCCGTCACGCGCTACGAGCAGGGTCCCTTCGGACTTCCCGTCGCCCTGACGTGCCCGGATGGATCACGTATCGAGTATGCCTACGACACGGAGCTCCGGCTCACGGCTGTCACAAACGCCCTCGGCCTCAGTTGGCTGTACAGCTATGACGCGGCCGGCCGTCTGCTGTGCGAACGTGATTTCAGCGGCAGTGAGACAACGTACGGATACGACGCGGCAGGGCAACCCGTCGAGCGGATCAACGGAGCTGGGCAACGGCTCGTCTGCGCCTTCGACTCTCGCGGGAACCTCCTGAGCCAGGTGACGGACGACGGAGTGATCCACTATCGATACGATCGGGCCGGCCGCCTCATGGAGGCAGCAGGCCCGGACGCCGTCATCACCTACGAGCGGGACGGACTCGGCGCGGTTCTCCGGGAGACGTGCAACGGCCGGTCGCTGGAACTCGACTACGACATCATGGGGCGCCGGGTACGCCGCCGAACCCCCTCGGGGGCCGTGACCGCGTGGGAGTACGACGCGGGCCACCGGCTGACAGGGCTGCACACCCACGGCATCAGTGTTCAGCTTGCTTACGACTCCATGGGGCGCGAGACCGAACGTGTGCTGGGCGCGGGGGCCTTGCTCCGCCAGTCGTGGGACGCCGTCGGCCGGACCACCGGTCAGGTCCTGCACTCAGTCGGACGTACACCCGGCAGTGAAGGCCCGGGCGGCGAGGTCTGGCGGCGAACCTATGGCTACCGACCTGACAACTTCCTGACGGACAACGACGACAGCGTCCAGGGGCGTCACCGGTTCACCCTGGACGCCCATGGCAGGATTCTCACCGTGACCTCTCCGCGTAGGCAGGAGCACTACGCGTACGACGCCGCCGGTAACCTCGCCAACAGCCAAGGGGTCCCCGAGCAGGGAGGACGAGTCGGCGCGCCTTCCGTGGACCGGGACTACGAGGGACTGCTGTTGCGCCGCAGCGGGCGCACCCGTTACGCCTACGACGGCCAAGGTCGAGTCGTGTCCGTCACGCGGCGCCTGTTGTCGGGCGGGTCCCGGACGTGGCAGTACCGCTGGGATGCCTTCGACCGCCTGACCGATGTCGTCACTCCTGACGACCGTCGCTGGCACTACCTGTATGACCCGCATGGTCGCCGCATCGCCAAGCGGTTGTTGACGCAGGACGGCACGGTCATCGAGCAGACCGACTTCGCCTGGGAGGGAACCCGCCTCGCGGAAAGGATCCAGCCGCGGGGCGACGGCGCGGCGAAGGTGACCACATGGCACTGGCAGCCAGGCGAGCATCGCCCACTGGCGCAGACCGAGCGGGTGTTCGCGGCGTCCGACGGGATTGCGGAGGACCAGGAGGAGATCGACGCCAGGTTCTACGCCATCGTCACCGATCTGATCGGCACACCGACCGAACTCGTCGATGATGACGGAAGCATTCACTGGAGGCGCCAGACCTCCGTCTGGGGGGTGCCCTTCGACACCGTGGGGGAGGAACCAGCGTGCCCGCTGGGCTTTCCCGGCCAGTATCACGACCTCGAGTCCGGGCTGGATTACAACGTCCGGCGGTACTACGACGCGGAGAACGCCCGATACGTATCACCGGACCCACTCGGACTGAACGCGGCTCCCAACAACTATTCCTATGTCCCTAATCCGTTCACGTGGAGCGATCCCTTCGGCCTGGTCTGTACAGACCTCGGTGGCTGGTACGGGAGGCTTTCGCCCGCGCGTAAGGGCAATGAGATCAACCACATACCGGCCAAGGCGGCGTACGCTCACCTCAGCCTGACCGAGCATATGGGTCCTGCCATTCGCATGGAGCGGCGTGATCACCGCCTCGTCTCGAGTACGGACTCGCGTGGCTACTCGGCCACACCATGGCGAAACGCACAGCGCGATCTCGTCGACCAGGGAAAGTTCGACGAGGCCATGAAGATGGACATCGACGACATCCGAGCGCGATTCGGCACGAAGTACGACCAGCACATAGCCGATATGGTCGCCAGCTTGAAGGACAACGCCGGGCTGCAGAAAATGCTGTCCGATAACGGCTGGACGATCAATTACGACCTGCTGAAGTGA